In one window of uncultured Acetobacteroides sp. DNA:
- a CDS encoding gluconate 5-dehydrogenase, with protein sequence MSQQLFDLTGKVALVTGATHGLGMAMTVALARAGATVVVNDALQEKLDTAVVKYAEQGIKAHAYRFDVTKESEVIPALDLIEKEVGPIHILVNNAGIIRRIPIVDMAVEEYELVLKVDLTGPFVMGKNVAKRMIARGNGGKIINICSMMSELGRETVSAYASAKGGLKMLTRSMATEWAKYNIQANGIGPGYFATEQTAPIRENGHPFNEFILKRTPAARWGVPEDLAGPAVFLASDASNFVNGHVLYVDGGILATLGKAMNE encoded by the coding sequence ATGTCACAACAACTATTTGATTTAACAGGTAAGGTAGCCCTAGTAACCGGCGCTACCCATGGTTTAGGAATGGCAATGACCGTAGCTCTTGCCCGCGCAGGCGCAACCGTTGTTGTAAACGATGCCCTACAGGAAAAACTCGACACCGCTGTGGTAAAGTATGCCGAGCAGGGGATCAAGGCCCATGCCTACCGCTTCGATGTTACCAAGGAGAGCGAGGTTATTCCAGCTCTGGACCTAATAGAGAAGGAAGTTGGCCCTATCCATATCCTGGTAAACAATGCAGGAATCATCCGTCGTATTCCGATTGTCGACATGGCCGTAGAGGAGTACGAGCTGGTGCTTAAGGTTGACCTAACCGGGCCATTCGTTATGGGCAAGAACGTTGCCAAGCGCATGATTGCCCGCGGCAATGGCGGTAAGATTATCAACATCTGCTCGATGATGAGCGAGCTGGGCCGCGAAACCGTTAGCGCCTACGCCTCGGCAAAGGGTGGCCTGAAGATGCTTACCCGTAGCATGGCTACCGAGTGGGCCAAGTACAACATCCAGGCAAACGGCATTGGACCGGGCTACTTTGCTACCGAGCAAACCGCCCCTATCCGCGAAAACGGCCATCCGTTCAACGAGTTTATCCTTAAGCGTACGCCAGCCGCTCGCTGGGGCGTGCCCGAGGATTTGGCTGGACCAGCCGTATTCCTGGCATCGGATGCCTCGAACTTTGTAAACGGCCATGTGCTTTACGTAGATGGCGGTATCCTTGCCACGTTGGGCAAGGCCATGAACGAGTAG
- a CDS encoding rhamnogalacturonan acetylesterase, translating into MKKLLGMIAASMLLFGFISSKPITIYMIGDSTMADKPDKVYPERGWGMFLQQHCKSNVAVQNYAMNGRSTRTFISEGRWQAVLDKLQPGDYVIIQFGHNDESKEKVDRYTAPEDFKANMRRFVLEARAKGAIPVLCTPVVRRRFDDKGMFYDVHGEYPDLTRAVAKETKSDFVDMHKLSEAVVREHGAEGSVKMFVHLKPGELLCAPEGKIDDTHFTEYGASIMANLFVKNASEQKLSISKFLK; encoded by the coding sequence ATGAAAAAATTATTAGGCATGATAGCAGCTAGCATGCTGCTGTTTGGGTTCATTTCCAGCAAGCCCATCACCATTTACATGATAGGCGACTCTACGATGGCTGACAAGCCGGATAAGGTTTACCCAGAACGTGGTTGGGGAATGTTCCTTCAGCAGCATTGCAAGAGCAATGTAGCTGTTCAGAACTATGCAATGAATGGACGTAGCACCCGAACCTTCATCTCGGAAGGACGCTGGCAGGCTGTTTTAGATAAGCTGCAACCAGGCGATTATGTCATCATTCAATTTGGGCACAACGATGAGAGCAAAGAGAAGGTAGATCGCTACACTGCTCCCGAAGACTTTAAGGCAAACATGCGCCGCTTTGTGCTAGAGGCTCGTGCTAAAGGTGCAATTCCTGTACTCTGCACGCCTGTTGTTCGCCGCAGGTTCGACGACAAGGGGATGTTCTACGACGTGCATGGCGAATATCCAGATCTGACTCGTGCAGTAGCGAAGGAAACGAAGTCCGATTTTGTAGACATGCACAAGTTAAGCGAAGCCGTTGTTCGCGAGCATGGCGCCGAAGGATCTGTAAAGATGTTTGTGCATTTGAAACCAGGCGAGCTGCTTTGTGCTCCAGAGGGGAAGATTGACGACACACACTTTACCGAGTATGGTGCTAGCATAATGGCAAATCTATTTGTAAAGAATGCGAGCGAGCAAAAGCTGTCTATTTCTAAGTTTTTAAAGTAG
- a CDS encoding glycoside hydrolase 43 family protein has translation MKRLLLLAISVVCCSAVFAQEQVSKVWVADNGDGTYKNPILYADYPDPDVIRVGDTFYMVSSTFNTVPGLTIMQSADLVSWQIIGSAIARQEPLDVFAKPQHGNGVWAPSLRQHNDEFYIYYGDPDYGIYMVKSKSMTSGWSKPHLVKAGKGLIDPCPLWDNDGRAYLVHGWAGSRAGIKSILTVSEMAPDGKSLIGEERIVFDGHEAHPTVEGPKFYKRNGYYYIFAPAGGVATGWQLALRSKSPFGPYDEKVVLKQGSSKVNGPHQGGWVDDVKGNYWFIHFQDVEELGRITHLQPMKWEQDWPVIGVDTDGDGIGEPVAKYRKPSTLKPVAVATPQATDEFNAPSAGLQWQWHANPEPTWAFAYNKLGVQRLYCITAPAEAKNMWDIPNLFMQRISAPEMSATTKLSFKALLDGEKVGLIVMGMSYGYVALENRNGSIVLVQASCEGADKGNAEVLSDAVPLANTAYLRVSITQGKLCQFSYSTNGTTFTSIGKPVRFTQGRWIGARVGIFATGKIKKNDVGYADFDWFRVDKPEAN, from the coding sequence ATGAAACGACTCCTACTGCTAGCAATATCGGTTGTATGCTGTAGCGCGGTGTTCGCTCAAGAACAGGTGTCGAAGGTATGGGTGGCCGATAACGGCGATGGCACCTACAAGAATCCTATCCTTTACGCCGACTATCCCGATCCGGATGTGATTAGGGTTGGGGATACTTTCTACATGGTATCGTCGACCTTTAACACTGTACCCGGATTAACCATAATGCAATCGGCAGACCTTGTCAGCTGGCAAATTATTGGCAGCGCCATTGCCCGACAGGAGCCTCTCGACGTATTTGCCAAGCCACAGCATGGCAACGGAGTGTGGGCACCTAGCCTACGCCAGCATAACGACGAGTTCTACATCTACTACGGCGATCCCGACTACGGTATCTACATGGTTAAGTCGAAAAGCATGACCAGCGGATGGAGCAAGCCCCACTTGGTTAAAGCCGGGAAAGGGCTAATTGATCCATGCCCCCTTTGGGATAACGACGGCAGAGCCTACCTCGTACACGGATGGGCCGGAAGCCGTGCTGGCATAAAGAGCATCCTTACCGTTAGCGAGATGGCCCCCGATGGCAAGTCGCTTATTGGCGAGGAACGCATTGTGTTCGATGGGCACGAGGCGCATCCTACCGTCGAGGGTCCAAAATTCTACAAGCGCAACGGCTACTACTACATATTTGCCCCAGCAGGCGGGGTGGCCACCGGCTGGCAGCTGGCCCTTCGTTCGAAATCGCCCTTTGGGCCATACGACGAAAAGGTGGTGCTGAAGCAGGGCAGCTCTAAGGTTAACGGTCCCCACCAGGGTGGCTGGGTAGACGATGTTAAGGGCAACTACTGGTTCATCCATTTTCAGGATGTAGAGGAGCTGGGCCGCATTACCCATCTTCAGCCCATGAAGTGGGAGCAAGATTGGCCCGTTATTGGCGTGGATACCGATGGCGATGGCATTGGCGAACCTGTTGCAAAGTACAGGAAGCCGAGCACCCTTAAGCCTGTAGCGGTGGCAACGCCCCAAGCTACCGACGAGTTTAACGCCCCATCGGCGGGACTACAGTGGCAGTGGCATGCCAACCCCGAACCAACCTGGGCATTTGCCTACAACAAGCTTGGGGTGCAACGCCTATACTGCATCACCGCTCCTGCCGAGGCAAAGAACATGTGGGATATCCCCAACCTCTTCATGCAGCGGATTTCGGCACCCGAAATGAGCGCCACCACCAAGTTGTCCTTTAAGGCTCTCCTAGATGGCGAAAAGGTTGGGCTCATCGTGATGGGGATGTCGTACGGATATGTGGCCCTAGAGAATCGGAACGGTAGTATTGTGCTCGTTCAGGCCTCGTGCGAGGGCGCCGACAAGGGCAACGCCGAGGTTCTTTCGGATGCTGTACCGCTAGCCAACACCGCCTACTTAAGGGTAAGCATCACCCAGGGTAAGCTCTGCCAGTTTTCGTACAGCACCAACGGAACCACCTTCACCAGCATCGGCAAGCCCGTTAGGTTTACCCAAGGGCGCTGGATTGGCGCACGCGTGGGTATCTTTGCCACTGGTAAAATAAAAAAGAACGATGTTGGCTACGCCGATTTCGACTGGTTTAGGGTAGACAAGCCCGAGGCCAACTAA
- a CDS encoding pectinesterase family protein yields the protein MKSITFLLLFFTSLLSFGKERTIVVSQKGDGNFTTIQQAFDAVASGSNSYTRIKVKPGIYTEKVVLRQDKQRIIVEGEDATKTIITWGDHTGKVVNGDTINTYSSWSASISANEVLFSNITFENSAGQVGQAVACEVLGDKVAFKGCRFLGNQDTFFTRGPGRIYLEDCYIEGTTDFIFGTSIAVFERCTIHSIKNSYITAASTPEGNRYGYVFFRCKLTANDEATKVYLGRPWRSFAKTIFVSCEMGSHILPEGWHNWNKKDAEKTAFYAEYQSTGAGASPNTRAPWTKQLSKKEADELTLANIFGKDGYRKGYDDSWNPSSLLKRIK from the coding sequence ATGAAAAGCATAACGTTCCTGCTACTCTTTTTCACCTCCCTACTATCCTTTGGGAAGGAGCGCACTATCGTCGTTTCGCAAAAGGGAGATGGTAATTTCACTACCATTCAACAGGCATTCGATGCTGTTGCTAGTGGCTCTAATTCGTATACGAGAATTAAGGTAAAACCGGGCATCTACACCGAAAAGGTAGTGCTCAGACAGGACAAGCAGCGCATTATTGTGGAAGGCGAAGATGCTACCAAAACCATAATCACATGGGGAGACCATACGGGAAAGGTGGTTAACGGCGATACAATAAATACCTACTCCTCTTGGTCGGCATCCATTAGTGCAAATGAGGTGCTATTCTCCAATATCACCTTCGAGAATTCGGCAGGGCAGGTTGGTCAAGCGGTTGCATGCGAAGTGCTAGGCGACAAGGTTGCCTTTAAAGGATGCAGGTTCTTGGGGAATCAGGATACGTTTTTTACGCGTGGCCCTGGACGAATTTACCTTGAAGATTGCTACATAGAAGGAACAACGGATTTTATATTCGGCACCTCAATCGCCGTTTTCGAGCGGTGTACCATTCACTCGATAAAGAATTCATACATAACAGCAGCATCTACCCCCGAGGGGAATCGCTACGGCTATGTCTTCTTCCGATGCAAGCTTACTGCAAACGACGAGGCAACCAAGGTGTACCTTGGTCGTCCATGGCGAAGCTTTGCCAAAACGATATTTGTTAGCTGCGAGATGGGCAGTCATATTCTACCCGAGGGATGGCACAACTGGAATAAGAAGGATGCCGAAAAAACAGCCTTTTACGCCGAATACCAATCTACAGGGGCTGGTGCTAGCCCTAATACTCGTGCACCTTGGACTAAGCAGCTATCAAAAAAGGAGGCTGACGAGCTTACGCTAGCCAACATATTCGGGAAAGATGGCTACCGCAAGGGTTACGACGATAGCTGGAATCCATCATCACTACTAAAACGAATAAAATGA
- a CDS encoding glycoside hydrolase family 28 protein — MKKVTVLFFFGLMLSVSVQVVGQANVSSFTLPKVEQPTFKADTVKITSFGAAKGGLVLNTVAINKAIEACSSSGGGVVLVPKGMWLTGPITLKSNVNLHLQAGAVLQFSSNFDDYPLVMSYFEGWETIRCQSPISAKKQENVAITGSGIIDGAGQAWRPVKKSKLTSEQWKTLVSSGGILSTDKSTWYPSEKSLLGQNTTIQGYIKGGSMQEYEKIKDYLRPNMVSLVECRNVLLEGVTFQNSPAWNLHPLMCENLTINKVNVRNPWYAQNGDGVDIESCKNGVVTNSTFDVGDDGICIKSGKDEEGRKRGMPTENFRIENCVVYHGHGGFVIGSEMSGGVRNIIVKKCTFLGTDIGLRFKTTRGRGGVVENILVDGINMTNIPAEAINFSMYYMGKSPIAEPEDEGKTQTTVKEVGANPVADESTPQFKNFTIRNVSCKGAQQAIYLEGLPEMSIKGISFDGITIEAQKGIICIEAEDISFSNVTIKAAKGVPMEMVNARGIKTSKVELLSSSLIKVSVAGAATKSINLSGVKGAEGASVKIGDGVSQSEIVKK; from the coding sequence ATGAAGAAGGTTACAGTACTATTCTTTTTTGGATTGATGCTTTCGGTATCAGTCCAAGTTGTAGGGCAAGCAAATGTCTCGTCGTTTACTCTACCCAAAGTAGAACAACCTACTTTTAAAGCCGATACAGTAAAGATTACCAGCTTTGGGGCGGCAAAAGGTGGCTTAGTGCTCAATACTGTTGCCATAAACAAGGCTATCGAAGCTTGTAGCAGCTCAGGAGGTGGCGTGGTTCTAGTACCTAAGGGCATGTGGCTAACGGGTCCTATAACGCTTAAAAGCAATGTAAACCTTCATCTTCAAGCTGGGGCTGTTTTGCAGTTTAGCAGCAACTTCGACGACTATCCTTTGGTGATGAGCTACTTTGAAGGGTGGGAAACCATTCGTTGCCAGTCGCCAATTAGCGCCAAAAAGCAGGAGAATGTTGCCATTACAGGCAGCGGCATTATTGATGGTGCGGGTCAGGCATGGCGCCCAGTCAAGAAGTCGAAGCTTACCTCCGAGCAGTGGAAAACATTAGTATCGTCAGGAGGAATCCTGTCTACCGATAAGAGCACATGGTACCCCTCGGAGAAATCGCTTCTCGGACAGAACACGACCATTCAAGGATACATAAAGGGAGGCTCGATGCAGGAGTACGAAAAGATAAAGGATTACCTACGTCCCAATATGGTTAGCTTGGTGGAGTGTAGAAATGTACTGCTCGAAGGTGTTACCTTCCAGAATTCTCCGGCATGGAACCTCCATCCGCTAATGTGCGAAAACCTTACCATCAACAAGGTAAACGTTCGCAATCCGTGGTATGCCCAAAATGGCGACGGTGTCGATATCGAATCGTGTAAAAATGGTGTGGTAACCAACTCCACATTCGATGTAGGCGACGATGGCATCTGCATAAAGTCGGGCAAGGACGAGGAAGGCCGCAAGCGCGGAATGCCAACCGAGAACTTCCGCATCGAGAATTGCGTAGTTTACCACGGACATGGAGGCTTTGTTATTGGCAGCGAAATGTCGGGTGGTGTTCGCAACATCATTGTAAAGAAATGTACCTTCCTAGGAACAGATATCGGCCTACGCTTCAAAACCACACGCGGACGTGGAGGTGTGGTAGAAAATATCCTTGTTGATGGCATCAACATGACGAATATCCCTGCCGAAGCCATCAACTTTAGCATGTACTACATGGGTAAATCGCCCATTGCCGAGCCTGAGGATGAGGGAAAAACTCAGACGACAGTAAAGGAGGTGGGCGCTAATCCGGTTGCCGACGAATCGACCCCTCAGTTCAAGAACTTCACCATACGAAATGTATCCTGTAAGGGGGCTCAGCAGGCTATTTACCTGGAGGGACTACCAGAGATGAGCATCAAAGGCATCAGCTTCGACGGAATTACCATCGAGGCTCAAAAGGGAATCATATGCATTGAAGCAGAAGATATCTCGTTTAGCAATGTCACCATTAAGGCGGCTAAAGGCGTGCCTATGGAGATGGTAAATGCGAGAGGTATAAAAACGTCGAAGGTTGAGCTGCTAAGCTCATCGCTAATTAAGGTTAGCGTTGCCGGAGCTGCCACCAAATCGATAAATTTGTCGGGGGTAAAGGGAGCCGAAGGGGCTTCTGTAAAGATCGGTGATGGGGTATCCCAATCCGAAATTGTAAAAAAGTAG